In Trifolium pratense cultivar HEN17-A07 linkage group LG7, ARS_RC_1.1, whole genome shotgun sequence, a genomic segment contains:
- the LOC123894371 gene encoding (+)-neomenthol dehydrogenase-like isoform X2 → MAEATKMYAVVTGANKGIGFAVCKQLASKGITVVLTARDQNRGLEAVQKLKQLSLPGLVIFHQLDVTDFAGIRSFADFIQKQFGKLDILVNNAGIPGAYMDGEAMAAANIMENYGKIDWSKILTETYEQTEAGIKTNYYGAKELTKALIPLLQLSTSPNIVNVSSSSGRLEKIPNGWPKEVLSDVKNLTEEKIDEVLNQFLKDFKEGSLENRDINCNTGYLTPDEGAESIARLALLPIGSPSGLFFIRKEETMF, encoded by the exons ATGGCAGAAGCAACAAAAAT GTATGCAGTTGTGACAGGAGCCAACAAAGGAATAGGATTTGCAGTATGCAAACAATTGGCTTCTAAAGGGATCACGGTTGTGCTTACTGCAAGAGATCAAAACAGAGGTCTTGAAGCTGTTCAGAAATTGAAACAGCTTTCTCTGCCTGGCCTTGTGATTTTTCATCAACTTGATGTCACAGATTTTGCTGGTATAAGATCATTTGCAGATTTCATTCAGAAACAATTTGGAAAACTAGATATCTTG GTAAACAACGCTGGAATTCCTGGTGCATATATGGACGGTGAGGCTATGGCTGCTGCTAATATTATG GAAAATTATGGCAAGATTGATTGGAGTAAAATACTAACTGAGACGTATGAACAAACAGAAGCAGGTATTAAAACAAATTACTATGGAGCCAAGGAATTAACCAAAGCACTTATTCCCCTTCTCCAACTTTCAACCTCACCAAATATTGTCAATGTTTCATCATCTAGTGGAAGATTGGAG AAAATTCCAAATGGCTGGCCTAAGGAAGTATTGAGTGATGTTAAAAATCTTACTGAGGAAAAGATTGATGAAGTTTTGAATCAATTTCTAAAGGATTTTAAAGAGGGTTCACTAGAAAACAGAG ATATAAACTGCAATACAGGTTATTTAACACCTGATGAAGGTGCTGAATCGATTGCGAGGTTGGCGTTGTTACCTATTGGTAGTCCTTCTGGTCTCTTTTTCATAAGAAAGGAAGAGACGATGTTTTGA
- the LOC123894371 gene encoding (+)-neomenthol dehydrogenase-like isoform X1, with the protein MAEATKMYAVVTGANKGIGFAVCKQLASKGITVVLTARDQNRGLEAVQKLKQLSLPGLVIFHQLDVTDFAGIRSFADFIQKQFGKLDILVNNAGIPGAYMDGEAMAAANIMENYGKIDWSKILTETYEQTEAGIKTNYYGAKELTKALIPLLQLSTSPNIVNVSSSSGRLEKIPNGWPKEVLSDVKNLTEEKIDEVLNQFLKDFKEGSLENRGWAINLSAYIISKIALNAYTRVVAKKYPLICINAVCPGYVKTDINCNTGYLTPDEGAESIARLALLPIGSPSGLFFIRKEETMF; encoded by the exons ATGGCAGAAGCAACAAAAAT GTATGCAGTTGTGACAGGAGCCAACAAAGGAATAGGATTTGCAGTATGCAAACAATTGGCTTCTAAAGGGATCACGGTTGTGCTTACTGCAAGAGATCAAAACAGAGGTCTTGAAGCTGTTCAGAAATTGAAACAGCTTTCTCTGCCTGGCCTTGTGATTTTTCATCAACTTGATGTCACAGATTTTGCTGGTATAAGATCATTTGCAGATTTCATTCAGAAACAATTTGGAAAACTAGATATCTTG GTAAACAACGCTGGAATTCCTGGTGCATATATGGACGGTGAGGCTATGGCTGCTGCTAATATTATG GAAAATTATGGCAAGATTGATTGGAGTAAAATACTAACTGAGACGTATGAACAAACAGAAGCAGGTATTAAAACAAATTACTATGGAGCCAAGGAATTAACCAAAGCACTTATTCCCCTTCTCCAACTTTCAACCTCACCAAATATTGTCAATGTTTCATCATCTAGTGGAAGATTGGAG AAAATTCCAAATGGCTGGCCTAAGGAAGTATTGAGTGATGTTAAAAATCTTACTGAGGAAAAGATTGATGAAGTTTTGAATCAATTTCTAAAGGATTTTAAAGAGGGTTCACTAGAAAACAGAGGTTGGGCTATTAATTTGTCTGCATACATTATTTCAAAAATTGCTCTAAATGCCTATACAAGGGTTGTGGCTAAAAAGTATCCATTAATATGCATCAATGCTGTTTGTCCTGGTTATGTGAAAACAGATATAAACTGCAATACAGGTTATTTAACACCTGATGAAGGTGCTGAATCGATTGCGAGGTTGGCGTTGTTACCTATTGGTAGTCCTTCTGGTCTCTTTTTCATAAGAAAGGAAGAGACGATGTTTTGA
- the LOC123894377 gene encoding uncharacterized protein LOC123894377 isoform X1, which yields MRSYQMQVDLLLEVLNIVSGFGPTSGSALTSHMDVDKGRLLNLYLLLIQEVDLVKDDIKIIDIPVHLVKVYSTMEFLYDVSVCVCIQQWSSFMTWVNSWKGGNIGTSFNT from the exons ATGCGATCATATCAGATGCAG GTTGACCTTCTACTGGAGGTTCTTAATATTGTGTCTGGTTTTGGTCCAACTTCTGGTTCAGCTCTTACCAGTCATATGGATGTTGACAAG GGTAGGTTGCTTAATTTGTATCTGTTATTGATCCAG GAAGTTGACTTGGTTAAGGACGACATCAAAATCATAGACATCCCTGTGCACTTGGTTAAGGTATATTCAACAATGGAGTTTCTTTATGATGTTTCTGTGTGTGTCTGTATTCAGCAATGGAGTTCATTTATGACTTGGGTCAATTCATGGAAAGGGGGAAATATTGGTACTTCCTTTAACActtaa
- the LOC123894377 gene encoding uncharacterized protein LOC123894377 isoform X2 → MRSYQMQVDLLLEVLNIVSGFGPTSGSALTSHMDVDKGRLLNLYLLLIQQGIRQDSSPKTLDIVNLLHNNTEPFCLHVAERKLTWLRTTSKS, encoded by the exons ATGCGATCATATCAGATGCAG GTTGACCTTCTACTGGAGGTTCTTAATATTGTGTCTGGTTTTGGTCCAACTTCTGGTTCAGCTCTTACCAGTCATATGGATGTTGACAAG GGTAGGTTGCTTAATTTGTATCTGTTATTGATCCAG CAAGGAATCCGTCAAGATTCTTCTCCAAAGACTCTGGATATTGTCAATCTACTGCATAATAATACTGAACCATTCTGCCTCCACGTCGCAGAAAG GAAGTTGACTTGGTTAAGGACGACATCAAAATCATAG